In Planococcus versutus, the DNA window ATGAACATCATTCGAGAAGAAACCACACATTTGACGACTTTGATTGAAAATTTGTTTGATTTGGCAAAGCTTGACCGTCATCAATTTACGATTGAACAACGAGATGTGTCTATTGCAGAGCTATTGAAGTCAGTAACTGTTTTAGTAAAACCGGCATTTGATGAAAAACAAATTTACTTGTCAGTAAGTTGTAGCGAAGATGTAACCGCATTTATTGATGCAGAACGTATGCAACAAGTGTTATTGAATGTTCTCGACAATGCGCGTAAACATTCTTATCCAAGAGATTGCGTAACCATTAGATGCAGTGAAGAGCAGGAAAGAGTTGTCATTCGGATAAAAGACGAAGGGCAAGGAATTTCAGAAGAAGAACTGCCATTTGTTTTTGACCGGCTTTACCGTGTGGAAAAATCGAGATCTCGCGAGCGTGGCGGTTCTGGACTGGGTCTTGCAATTGCTAAAGAAATTATCGAATCACACGGCGGACAGATTTATATGGACAGTGAAGTTGAAAAAGGAACAACCGTGACGATTCGATTGAAAAGAGGTGGAGACCATTCATAAAGTACTGCTAGTAGATGATGAAAAACGAATGTTGGATTTGGTCGCGCTTTATTTGCGTCCCCATGCTTATGCATGCACAAAAGCGAGCAGTGGGAAACAAGCTTTGGATTTATTGGATAAAGAAGTTTTTGATTTAGTGCTATTGGACATTATGATGCCCGACATGGACGGTTGGGAAGTGTGCCGGAACATTCGAAAATTTTCTAACGTGCCCATCATTATGTTAACCGCACGCGAACAACAAGAAGATGTTGTGAAAGGATTGCGTCTTGGTGCAGACGACTATATGACCAAGCCTTTTGGTGAAGAAGAATTGCTGGCACGAATGGAAGCTTTGTTACGACGGAGTGCGCCGGTCAAACGACTGGAGTTTGGAGGCTTGACGTGGGACGAAGATAGTTTTGAGTTGAGTTACCAACAAGAGTCGATTCGACTAACACCTAAAGAATTTTCGATGCTTGGATTATTGATGAAAAATCCCAACAAGGTATTTGAACGCGATCGATTACTGGAATTGATATGGGGATTTGACTCGGAAACAGAAGGACGCACGGTTGACTCTCATGTCCGCAATATTCGCGAAAAAGTTCGACAAGCTGGCTTTCCTGTTGATGATCATTTCCTAACAGTATGGGGGGTCGGCTATAAATGGGACCAATAAAAACCACTGCAGCGAACATGCAGTGGTTTTCTTTAAATCAATCGTTTGCCAGAAACTGAGCGTGCTGCATGAATGCCACTAGCAGCAGCTCCAATAGTGCCGCCACCTGGAAAAATATGATCGCCACAGACGTAAAGATTTGGTAAGCCAGAATGATGTGAAATGGCATTAAATAATGCAGCATCTAACGTTTGTGGAAAACCACCAACCAAGCCATTGGGACGACCTGCAAAACGTTCCCATGCTTTAGGTGCACCGCTTTCCATATGAACAACGGCTTCACGAAATCCAGGAATCAGCTGCTGAATCGCTTGCAGCATGCGCTCTGTTAACAATTCTCGCGTTTTTTCGTACTTTTCTTGGTCATCCCATTCTTCGCGTCGTGAATGAGTGGAAATGGTTACGGTTTGAAAGCCTTCAGGAGCACGTAATTCGTCACCTAGAAGAGAAGAAGACATAAAGAAATGACCACCTTCTGCAAGTCCGTCACCTGTTGAAATTTGCCGAAATGCAGGTAGTGGTTCGGCTAATTGAGTCGAATCTACTGCTAAATATAGCGTTAACGTAGCCCACGTTTCTCCCGCAATGCCATCGCGTAAAGACACTTTTAGTTTAGAAACAAGTTCAGGTGCCAATATTTTCGTCAATTGTTGGATGGGTACATTTAAAATAACATCCGTCGCTTCGTATGTATTGCCACGATGGTCGGTCGCAATCCAGCTATCACCTTGCTGTTCTAGTTTTTTGAGTGTGCGTCTTTTTTTCAACACGCCGCCATTTTCTAGTAAACTATCACCCATCAATTCAGAAAAACGATACAAGCCACCAGGTACGTAATAAGCGCCTTCGTGATAAATATCAAGAGCTACCGCTGCCAATAAATACGCAACGTCTTCGCTTCCCGTTTGCATACTATCGATCAGCAACCCGTCAATCATATGCCGGAACTCGTGCAAGTCGCTAAGGCCATGCTTTTTTAAACGTTGTCCTAAAGTTTGGTTGAAAAAAGGCAAAAGTTTAATGTGTTTTGGTCGCATGGATGTTGCAAGAAAGGCCCATTCGCTTGCATTTTCGGGAGGAAGAGAAGGAAGTGGATCCATTAAAGTGCGAACAATCGCTGCTGTTTTGTAAATTTCTTGATAAAAGGCTTCGATCTCATTTTTATGCTGTGGAAAGTGAGCAATGATGGCATCCACGTGTTGCTTACGATCTTTATGAAACACGAATGTTGCTTTTGGGTGAACCATTTCCATAACGCGCTCAAGCGGTTTAATGGGCATTGGCCTGTCTAGAAAACGAAAAACGCGGTCATGAATGCCTCCTGGTTCGAGCCCCATTCCAAGTGTCGCACCAACTGGAAACAAATACTTGTGACGTTTGAATTTACTAGCGCACCCTCCTAGTTCAGAAGAAGCTTCAAGCAAGGTTACTGACCAACCCGCTTTTGCGAGAAGTGAACCCGCAGTCATGCCACCAATACCGGCACCTACTACTAATACATGTCGTGTCATTCGAACTCACTCCTTTAAATTCATTATGCCGAAAAGCAGTTGTTTCTGCCAATACAAAAGCCCGACCGCGGAGAAACTTCCGGCAGTCGGGCTTTTGGTAAAGAAGATTAAGCTACGTTGCGGCAAGCTTCTGCACATTTCGCACAAGCTTCTGCACACTTTTTGCAATGTTCGTGGTCGTGTTTTGAACATTCCGCTGCACAAGCATCACAAATTGTCGCACATACTTGCGCCAATTCTGCAACGAATGGAGAGTTGCGTGTAATGGCGTGTTCAAGATACGCACAAATGTCTGCACATTCGCGGTCGAGTCGAATACATGGCGCCATCATTTTCACGTCATCTTCTTGCAGACAAGCGTCAAAACAATAGTTGCACGCTGCTGCGCAATCGTGCAAGGCTTTAATCAGTTCTGCATGTTGTTCATGTGTCATCAATAAAACCTCCAGTTTCAGAATTTATCGTTCTTGTCTTCTGATTCCCTAGTCAATTGACAAATAAACAGAAATTGCGAAACTCCATAAAAACTGCACAATTAGTTTTTAAGAGATTCTTTCAAGGTTTTTAACTGTTCATCATATTGCTCTTTGCTAATTTCGCCTTTGACATAGCGTTGACGCAAGTTTTCAACTGCTTGGTTAGATTCACTTGGCTCTGTGCTCGCTGCATTTTTGCGTGCTTTAATCAAAGTAATCCATAAAGCAATTCCGATTGCGACTAATATGACGACAAATCCAACAGCGATTGTGACGCCTAGCGCTTGGTTGCCTGGTGTGAAAAACTCTTCCATGGTGTTCAACTCCTTATCATGCCTATTTTTTCAAGCGTTGTTGAATCTTTTTTTGCTAATTCTGTCTTTGACATCTTGTTGCTCTCGCTATTTTTTGTGTTTTTTATGTTCTATTCCGTTTCGGCTAGTGTAAATCACCAGTCCAATAAACGCAATCACTAGAAAAACCAGAAACAGTGTGGCCCATAAGTATAACGGAATTCCAGTATCCACGATTTCACGCTCCTTCTTGGAATAGAGTCATGCTTTTATGCTATGCTGGTTTACAAATAAAAAGGAGGAAATGGAATGTTTATACATAAAATTGATGAAGATGTGTCACTTAAGCTTCAAGAAATGCGAGACGCCGAACGCATTTTTGAACTGACAGACACCTCTAGAGACTACTTGAGAGAATGGTTACCTTGGCTTGATTTTACTACTAAATTGCAAGATACTAAAGACTTTATTCAATCCGGTAGTAGTAATTTTGTTGAAGGCAAAAGTTTAGGGGCCGTCATTATTTACAAAGGGGAAATCGTCGGCATTGGCGGCTTCAACAATATCAATCATGCCAATAAAACCGCTTATATTGGCTACTGGCTCGGACAAGAATATCAAGGCAACGGCATCATGACGCGTGTCGCTAAAGCATTAACTGACTATGCACTGACCGAACTCAAGCTCAACAAAGTCGAAATTCGCGTAGCTGCTGAAAACCATAAGAGCCGCAGCATTCCGGAACGACTGGGCTATACACAAGAAGGTACCATTCGCCAAGCCGAATGGTTATACGATCGGTACGTGGACCACGTCGTATATGGCATGCTTGCTGACGAATGGATGTAAAAACGTGTTGCTTTAATCGGAATTTTGATAAAGCAGAAAATACAAAAGCTTACGTAACAATGCGTTTCAACGTGCACTGAAAAGACAAATCTTTTTGTTCGACTACCTCTATTGCACAACATTTGATAAAATTAATAAGCAGGGAAATTTATTCATAGATTGTATCTAAAGGAGAGAACCTAATGAAGTTTTTTTTAACTGGAACAGTAATTGCGTTGATCGGTGTGTTGGTTGCGTATTTGGTGAATGATTGGTCGTTGGTGTACATCATTAGCGGCATCGTTGCTGGCGTTTTCTTGATATGGGGCGTCTTGGCGTTGGGAACTGGAAAAAACAAATCGACAAGAACAACAAGTTCTGAAAAACGTCGAGAAAAACAACAGCGCGTAACGAAAATGAAAAACGCAGTAATGGTGGCTGTGCCAAATATCATTGCAGTTATCGTTAACTTAGTCATGATTTCATAATGCAGACGGGGTGAAGCGGTGTTAGGGTATTACAGCAGTTTGTCAGCGGAAGTTTACGATCTCGATAAGCCAATTGGCAGTTCGTTTGGAGACATTGAGTATTACTTAGAGCGGCTCGCTTCATGTAAAGGCCGCATACTAGAACCGGCAGTTGGTACAGGGCGCATGCTTGTGCCGTTGTTGGAAAATGGATTTCAGGTGGATGGTTTTGACGTGTCTGAAGAAATGCTGCAAGTGTGTCGTGCCAATTGCAAAGAACGAGGATTATCGCCGGAGTTGTTCAATGCAAAAATGGAGTCGTTTTCAATTGATGCAAAGTATGCGGCAATTGTTATACCGACAGGGACGTTCTTATTGCTCTATGAACGTGAAAAATCGCTGCAAGCTTTGCAGAATTTTTACAGCCATTTAGAAACAAGGGGCAGGTTGATTGTCGATCTACATGTGCCATCGGGCATTGAACTCGAGAAAACTTCCACACGTACGTGGCAAGCTACTAATGGCGACACGTTGACAGTAGAAAGTAAGAAAGTCGAAGTAGACTGGATTCAACAACATTTCGTCTCGCAAGGACGCTATGAACGCTGGCATGAGGGCCGGTTGGTTGAGACGGAGCTCGAACGCTATCCTATGCGTTGGTACGGGGTTGAGGAATTCACAGCGATTCTCGAAGCGATTGGTTTTACTGACGTTACAATTACAACAGATTATCAGTTTGGCAACTACC includes these proteins:
- a CDS encoding class I SAM-dependent methyltransferase, with product MLGYYSSLSAEVYDLDKPIGSSFGDIEYYLERLASCKGRILEPAVGTGRMLVPLLENGFQVDGFDVSEEMLQVCRANCKERGLSPELFNAKMESFSIDAKYAAIVIPTGTFLLLYEREKSLQALQNFYSHLETRGRLIVDLHVPSGIELEKTSTRTWQATNGDTLTVESKKVEVDWIQQHFVSQGRYERWHEGRLVETELERYPMRWYGVEEFTAILEAIGFTDVTITTDYQFGNYPKNADAIITFEAIK
- a CDS encoding four-helix bundle copper-binding protein, translated to MTHEQHAELIKALHDCAAACNYCFDACLQEDDVKMMAPCIRLDRECADICAYLEHAITRNSPFVAELAQVCATICDACAAECSKHDHEHCKKCAEACAKCAEACRNVA
- a CDS encoding GNAT family N-acetyltransferase; its protein translation is MFIHKIDEDVSLKLQEMRDAERIFELTDTSRDYLREWLPWLDFTTKLQDTKDFIQSGSSNFVEGKSLGAVIIYKGEIVGIGGFNNINHANKTAYIGYWLGQEYQGNGIMTRVAKALTDYALTELKLNKVEIRVAAENHKSRSIPERLGYTQEGTIRQAEWLYDRYVDHVVYGMLADEWM
- a CDS encoding phytoene desaturase family protein, with product MTRHVLVVGAGIGGMTAGSLLAKAGWSVTLLEASSELGGCASKFKRHKYLFPVGATLGMGLEPGGIHDRVFRFLDRPMPIKPLERVMEMVHPKATFVFHKDRKQHVDAIIAHFPQHKNEIEAFYQEIYKTAAIVRTLMDPLPSLPPENASEWAFLATSMRPKHIKLLPFFNQTLGQRLKKHGLSDLHEFRHMIDGLLIDSMQTGSEDVAYLLAAVALDIYHEGAYYVPGGLYRFSELMGDSLLENGGVLKKRRTLKKLEQQGDSWIATDHRGNTYEATDVILNVPIQQLTKILAPELVSKLKVSLRDGIAGETWATLTLYLAVDSTQLAEPLPAFRQISTGDGLAEGGHFFMSSSLLGDELRAPEGFQTVTISTHSRREEWDDQEKYEKTRELLTERMLQAIQQLIPGFREAVVHMESGAPKAWERFAGRPNGLVGGFPQTLDAALFNAISHHSGLPNLYVCGDHIFPGGGTIGAAASGIHAARSVSGKRLI
- a CDS encoding response regulator transcription factor, whose product is MHKVLLVDDEKRMLDLVALYLRPHAYACTKASSGKQALDLLDKEVFDLVLLDIMMPDMDGWEVCRNIRKFSNVPIIMLTAREQQEDVVKGLRLGADDYMTKPFGEEELLARMEALLRRSAPVKRLEFGGLTWDEDSFELSYQQESIRLTPKEFSMLGLLMKNPNKVFERDRLLELIWGFDSETEGRTVDSHVRNIREKVRQAGFPVDDHFLTVWGVGYKWDQ
- a CDS encoding DUF5316 domain-containing protein — encoded protein: MKFFLTGTVIALIGVLVAYLVNDWSLVYIISGIVAGVFLIWGVLALGTGKNKSTRTTSSEKRREKQQRVTKMKNAVMVAVPNIIAVIVNLVMIS
- a CDS encoding SHOCT domain-containing protein; amino-acid sequence: MEEFFTPGNQALGVTIAVGFVVILVAIGIALWITLIKARKNAASTEPSESNQAVENLRQRYVKGEISKEQYDEQLKTLKESLKN